The following proteins are encoded in a genomic region of Nicotiana sylvestris chromosome 4, ASM39365v2, whole genome shotgun sequence:
- the LOC104220999 gene encoding E3 ubiquitin-protein ligase RING1-like — translation MAMNTRKLLQTTNQSKDCLYFCDSTCPYGCYPYVDLDYYTPPPPPPPLPPPQLSSKHHQNISPYIIISVALFASLFLLLSYYLIIVKNCLNWNRRRSTSAQGSNEEFFDENRAPIIDHPIWYINTVGLQPSVIDKITIFKFKKGDGLIEGTNCSVCLNEFQYDESLRLLPNCKHAFHIHCIDTWLRSHTNCPLCRAAIEPSLGTSISINEERMLEIYEQRDDIGEVTSNNEATDREIYENETGAAGDQEEVLQIESLGTSAKEVNTKWDSVNGEVQAMRRSVSVDSSISSSIGLDMAMLSRISTREMGCVEAVGENSSSMALSLHKEPFMIKRSFSYGGRSFFSRHYRSSSSVLPL, via the coding sequence ATGGCCATGAACACGAGAAAACTACTTCAAACTACAAACCAATCCAAagattgtttgtatttttgtgaCTCAACATGTCCTTATGGTTGTTATCCATATGTAGACTTGGACTATTacacaccaccaccaccacctccgCCGTTGCCGCCGCCACAATTAAGTAGCAAACATCATCAGAATATATCACCTTATATTATCATCTCTGTTGCCTTATTTGCTAGCTTGTTTCTTCTTCTTAGCTACTATTTGATCATTGTCAAGAATTGCCTGAATTGGAACAGGAGAAGAAGTACCTCAGCACAAGGCTCCAATGAAGAATTTTTCGACGAAAATCGAGCTCCTATAATTGATCATCCAATTTGGTACATCAACACTGTGGGTCTTCAGCCTTCTGTTATTGATAAGATCACTATTTTCAAGTTCAAAAAAGGGGATGGTCTGATTGAAGGAACAAACTGCTCTGTTTGTTTGAATGAATTCCAATATGATGAGTCTCTTAGGTTACTCCCAAATTGTAAACATGCATTTCACATCCATTGTATTGACACATGGCTTAGATCACATACAAATTGTCCCTTGTGTCGTGCTGCTATCGAGCCGAGTTTAGGTACTAGTATCAGTATCAATGAAGAAAGGATGTTGGAAATTTATGAACAGAGAGATGATATTGGAGAAGTGACTAGTAACAATGAGGCCACAGATCGCGAGATTTACGAAAATGAGACAGGGGCTGCTGGTGATCAAGAAGAGGTTTTGCAGATTGAGAGCCTAGGAACTTCAGCAAAAGAAGTTAATACCAAATGGGATAGTGTAAATGGAGAGGTACAAGCAATGAGGAGGTCTGTTTCAGTAGATTCTTCAATTAGTTCAAGTATAGGACTTGATATGGCTATGTTATCAAGAATTAGTACACGTGAAATGGGTTGTGTTGAAGCTGTTGGTGAAAATTCAAGTTCAATGGCGTTGTCTCTACATAAAGAGCCTTTTATGATTAAGAGATCATTTTCATATGGTGGTAGGTCTTTCTTCTCAAGACATTATCGTAGCTCCAGTTCAGTACTTCCATTGTGA
- the LOC104221000 gene encoding uncharacterized protein yields MAELTAEAQLVQNNLENVDGFQTMSKQDAACVPNMQMQPEEIERKARVDAVWQQMNKGVSARTLYSIINKPTSASNRTSSKKSSKSSSSQNWMTVLGLSQKQTSEPERSTPEKCPRPTQNETSEEAKKIAAAAALSAVKEAATAAASSGRGKVITEVLDFAGEKVEVKKYVDANSAEASDKGKGPVASASPVDIILEQIKKKQKLSVLDKTKKDWEGFKEENKGMEDELDAYKKSSNQYLDRVSFLERADYREYERERDARLAMQAKRKPDSMKEY; encoded by the exons ATAATTTAGAGAATGTTGATGGGTTCCAAACCATGTCCAAACAAGATGCTGCATGTGTTCCTAACATGCAAATGCAGCCCGAAGAAATCG AAAGGAAAGCTCGGGTGGATGCTGTTTGGCAGCAAATGAATAAAGGAGTGTCTGCGAGGACCCTGTACTCCATAATAAACAAGCCTACTTCAGCATCAAATAGAACTTCCTCAAAGAAATCATCAAAATCGTCGTCTTCT CAGAATTGGATGACAGTACTGGGATTGTCCCAAAAGCAGACATCAGAGCCTGAAAGAAGCACGCCTGAGAAGTGTCCTAGGCCTACTCAAAATGAAACTAGCGAGGAGGCAAAGAagattgctgctgctgctgctctcTCTGCAGTAAAGGAAGCTGCCACTGCTGCTGCCTCTTCAGGCCGGGGTAAAGTG ATCACTGAAGTACTGGATTTTGCTGGTGAAAAAGTTGAAGTGAAAAAATATGTCGATGCCAACTCTGCAGAAGCATCTGATAAAGGCAAAGGCCCTGTAGCGTCTGCTTCTCCTGTTGATATTATCCTTGAACAAATAAAAAAGAAGCAGAAACTCAGTGTACTTGATAAGACAAAGAAAGACTGGGAGGGGttcaaagaagaaaataaaggcatGGAAGATGAGCTGGATGCTTACAAGAAGAGTTCCAATCAGTATCTAGACAGGGTATCTTTCTTAGAGCGTGCTGATTATCGAGAATATGAGCGGGAGAGAGATGCTCGTCTTGCAATGCAAGCAAAGAGAAAACCAGATAGTATGAAAGAATACTGA